A window of the Lactuca sativa cultivar Salinas chromosome 5, Lsat_Salinas_v11, whole genome shotgun sequence genome harbors these coding sequences:
- the LOC111889564 gene encoding chromatin-remodeling ATPase INO80 isoform X1, which translates to MDSDRHIKNSYNYSNLFNLESLTKFQLPQGDEFDYYANSSQGESRGSRGGPMTDRSNGMMLEKRKRRNTYSSDEDHEGSYDTYFSEEQYRAMLGEHVHKYKRRHKSNNLPASASTRNGMSGMEIISHGSKDHKSLNGRSRGGHKEAGFAAEYNMERSISEPGYLDIGDGITYKIPPTYETLATSLNLPRTSEIRVEEFYLTGTLDLGSLASMMSADKRLGPKSGSGMGEPRSQYESLWARLSSQTLNNSPLKFSLKVSDAALDSYSAPEGAAGGFRRSIMSESGVLQVHYVKVLEKGDTYEIIERSLPKKQKEKKDPSMIEKEEMDRVDKYWVNMVRKEIPKHHRFFINFHRKQLTDAKRFSETCQREVKMKVSRSLKLMRGASIRTRKLARDMLVFWKRVDKEMAEVRKREEKEAAEALKREQELREAKRQQQRLDFLLSQTELYGHFMQNKPTSQPPTEGDKVNESEVGEKEEDPEEAEMKSEALKAAQDAVSKQKMITSAFDDEILKLRQASGTQDPEQQDSVAGSSNIDLLHPSTMPVASSVQTPELFKGSLKEYQLKGLQWLVNCYEQGLNGILADEMGLGKTIQAMAFLAHLAEEKNIWGPFLVVAPTSVLNNWADEIGRFCPDLKTLPYWGGIQERTVLRKNINPKRLYRRDAGFHILITSYQLLVSDEKYFRRVKWQYMVLDEAQAIKSATSIRWKTLLSFNCRNRLLLTGTPIQNNMAELWALLHFIMPTLFDSHEQFNEWFSKGIENHAEHGGTLNEHQLSRLHAILKPFMLRRVKKDVVSELTRKTEVTVHCKLSSRQQAFYQAIKNKISLAELFDSNRGQLNEKKFMNLMNIVIQLRKVCNHPELFERNEGTSYLYFGDIPNQLLPPPFGELEDIYYAGSKNPITYKVPKLIYQEVVRNSDIFLLRGKHGINRESFEKHFNIFSPLHIHQSIFEQQDKNAPCNGSFGFTRLIDMSPSETAFISNATLMERLLFSIARWDWCFSDEIMDDDDDDVEYNSIEKGKVRAVTRMLLMPSKSERNVLKRRLATGPTDDPFEALVISHQDRLVSNVRLLHSAFSFIPQIRAPPIDAECPDRDFAYRKAEELHNPWIKRLLLGFARTSESNGPNKPNDGAIHHLIQEIDSELPVVQPALELTHKIFGSCPPMQSFDPAKMLTDSGKLQTLDILLKRLRAGNHRVLLFAQMTKMLNIIEDYMNYRKYRYLRLDGSSTIMDRRDMVKDFQLRNDIFVFLLSTRAGGVGINLTAADTVIFYESDWNPTLDLQAMDRAHRLGQTKDVTVYRLICKETVEEKILHRASQKSTVQQLVMTGGHIQGDILAPEDVISLLIDDAQMEQKLKEIPAQVKDRQRRKGGTKAIRIDEEGDARLEDITDPEPPSDPFNTSPSEKPSSSKKLQRKGNTEKGPAKARGAQKGSKNPNSTTEDVQRQKPKRPTKSVNENLEPAFTAVSQD; encoded by the exons ATGGACTCCGATCGCCATATCAAGAACTCGTATAACTATTCGAATCTCTTCAATCTTGAG TCTCTGACGAAATTTCAACTACCTCAAGGTGATGAGTTTGATTATTATGCCAATAGTAGTCAGGGTGAGAGCAGAGGTAGCCGAG gtggACCAATGACTGACAGAAGTAACGGAATGATGTTGGAAAAGAGAAAGAGGCGAAACACATACAGCAGTGATGAAGACCATGAAGGCAGTTATGACACATACTTCTCTGAAGAGCAATATAGGGCAATGCTTGGGGAGCATGTTCATAAGTACAAAAGAAGGCATAAAAGCAATAACTTGCCAGCTTCTGCTTCCACCCGAAATGGAATGTCTGGCATGGAGATTATTAGTCATGGATCAAAGGACCATAAATCATTGAATGGGCGCTCAAGAGGGGGTCACAAAGAAGCAGGTTTTGCTGCAGAATATAACATGGAGAG GTCAATTTCTGAACCTGGTTATTTGGATATTGGGGATGGAATCACTTACAAGATTCCTCCAACATATGAAACATTGGCTACCTCATTAAACTTGCCTAGAACTTCAGAGATTCGAGTGGAGGAGTTTTATCTCACAGGTACCCTTGATTTGGGGTCCTTAGCTTCAATGATGTCTGCAGACAAAAGACTTGGCCCCAAAAGTGGATCAGGGATGGGTGAGCCTAGGTCCCAATATGAGTCTCTTTGGGCAAGATTAAGTTCCCAAACTTTAAACAACTCCCCTCTGAAGTTCAGTCTTAAAGTAAGTGATGCTGCATTAGATTCATATTCTGCTCCTGAGGGAGCAGCTGGTGGTTTTAGGCGTTCTATCATGTCAGAAAGTGGAGTGCTACAGGTGCATTATGTGAAGGTCTTAGAGAAAGGTGACACGTATGAG ATTATTGAACGTAGTCTACCCAAGAAACAAAAGGAGAAGAAAGATCCATCAATGATTGAGAAAGAGGAGATGGATAGAGTTGATAAATATTGGGTGAACATGGTCAGAAAAGAGATACCAAAACATCATAGGTTTTTCATCAACTTTCATAGAAAACAATTAACCGATGCAAAGAGGTTTTCTGAGACATGTCAAAGAGAGGTAAAAATGAAAGTGAGCAGATCACTTAAGTTGATGAGGGGTGCTTCAATTCGCACAAGGAAACTTGCTAGGGATATGTTGGTGTTTTGGAAGAGAGTGGATAAAGAAATG GCTGAGGTGAGgaaaagagaagaaaaagaagctGCTGAAGCATTGAAACGTGAACAGGAGCTTCGTGAAGCCAAAAGGCAACAACAGAGGCTAGATTTCTTGTTATCCCAAACAGAACTCTATGGCCACTTCATGCAAAACAAGCCAACTTCTCAGCCACCTACTGAAGGGGACAAAGTTAATGAATCAGAAGTtggtgaaaaagaagaagatcCTGAAGAGGCTGAAATGAAATCAGAAGCTTTGAAAGCAGCACAAGATGCAGTCTCCAAACAGAAAATGATCACAAGTGCATTCGATGATGAAATTTTGAAGTTGCGTCAAGCTTCAGGCACTCAAGACCCTGAACAACAAGATTCAGTTGCTGGATCTAGCAACATAGATTTGTTGCATCC ATCAACTATGCCAGTAGCATCATCAGTACAAACACCAGAGTTGTTTAAAGGTTCTTTAaaagagtatcagcttaaagGTCTCCAGTGGCTTGTGAATTGTTATGAGCAG GGTCTGAATGGTATTCTTGCTGATGAGATGGGACTTGGAAAGACCATCCAAGCAATGGCTTTCTTGGCTCATTTGGCTGAA GAGAAGAATATATGGGGGCCATTTCTGGTTGTTGCTCCTACTTCTGTTTTGAACAACTGGGCTGATGAAATTGGACGATTTTGCCCTGACTTAAAAACACTTCCTTATTGGGGAGGTATTCAAGAAAGAACAGTACTTAGGAAAAACATCAATCCAAAGCGTCTTTATCGTAG GGATGCTGGATTTCACATTCTCATTACAAGCTACCAACTTCTAGTAtcagatgagaagtatttcagGCGTGTGAAGTGGCAATACATGGTATTGGATGAAGCTCAGGCTATCAAAAGTGCAACCAG TATAAGATGGAAGACACTACTCAGTTTTAATTGTCGGAATCGCCTGCTTCTAACCGGAACACCTATTCAGAACAACATGGCTGAGTTGTGGGCCCTTCTTCATTTCATCATGCCTACTCTATTTGATAGCCATGAACAATTTAACGAGTGGTTTTCTAAAGG TATTGAAAACCATGCAGAACAtggtgggactttaaatgagcaCCAACTTAGCAGATTG catGCAATTTTGAAGCCTTTTATGTTGCGGCGAGTTAAGAAGGATGTGGTATCCGAGTTGACTCGGAAGACTGAAGTTACAGTCCATTGCAAACTGAGTTCACGACAACAAGCTTTTTACCAAGCTATAAAGAACAAGATATCACTTGCTGAGTTGTTTGATAGTAATCGGGGGCAACTCAATGAGAAAAagttcatgaacttaatgaacaTTGTCATCCAATTGAGAAAG GTTTGCAATCATCCTGAATTATTTGAGAGAAATGAAGGAACTTCATATCTCTATTTTGGAGATATCCCAAATCAGCTTCTTCCACCTCCATTTGGGGAACTGGAGGACATATACTATGCTGGTAGTAAGAATCCTATTACATACAAG GTACCAAAATTAATATACCAAGAAGTGGTGCGAAATTCAGATATCTTTTTATTAAGAGGAAAGCATGGCATCAATAGAGAATCTTTTgagaaacattttaacatattCTCCCCGCTACACATTCACCAATCCATATTTGAGCAACAAGACAAAAATGCCCCTTGTAACGGATCATTTGGATTCACTCGATTGATTGACATGTCACCATCAGAAACGGCTTTCATATCAAATGCTACTTTGATGGAGAGGTTATTGTTTTCTATCGCAAGATGGGATTGGTGCTTTTCAGATGAGATaatggatgatgatgatgatgatgttgagtACAATAGTATTGAAAAGGGAAAAGTAAGGGCAGTTACAAGAATGCTATTAATGCCATCAAAGTCAGAAAGAAATGTTCTTAAGAGAAGACTTGCAACGGGACCCACAGATGATCCTTTTGAGGCGTTGGTAATCTCACATCAAGATAGACTTGTATCCAATGTTCGCCTTCTTCATTCAGCCTTTTCCTTCATTCCACAGATAAGGGCACCTCCT ATTGATGCGGAGTGTCCAGATAGAGATTTTGCTTACAGAAAAGCTGAGGAATTACATAATCCATGGATTAAGAGGCTGTTGCTTGGATTTGCACGGACGTCTGAATCAAATGGACCTAATAAGCCAAATGATGGTGCTATTCACCATTTGATACAAGAAATCGACAGTGAACTACCTGTTGTACAGCCTGCTCTTGAGCTTACTCACAAGATCTTTGGTTCTTGTCCACCTATGCAAAGTTTTGATCCAGCCAAGATGCTCACA GACTCAGGGAAGCTTCAAACACTTGATATACTGTTGAAGCGGTTGCGTGCAGGAAATCATCGTGTTCTCCTGTTTGCTCAAATGACCAAGATGTTGAATATCATCGAG GACTACATGAACTACAGGAAGTACAGATATTTAAGGCTTGATGGATCCTCTACCATAATGGATCGTCGGGACATGGTCAAAGACTTCCAGCTACG GAATGATATCTTTGTATTCTTGTTGAGTACAAGAGCTGGTGGGGTGGGGATCAATCTGACAGCGGCCGACACAGTTATTTTCTATGAAAGTGATTGGAATCCAACTCTTGATTTACAAGCCATGGACAGGGCTCATCGCTTGGGTCAAACCAAAGAT gTTACAGTGTACAGGTTGATATGCAAAGAAACGGTTGAAGAAAAGATTTTGCACAGAGCGAGCCAGAAAAGTACAGTTCAGCAACTTGTGATGACTGGTGGTCACATACAGGGTGACATTTTAGCCCCTGAAGACGTTATTTCTTTACTCATTGATGATGCACAGATGGAGCAGAAGCTTAAGGAAATTCCAGCTCAG GTTAAAGATCGACAAAGGAGAAAGGGTGGGACGAAAGCTATAAGGATAGATGAAGAAGGTGATGCACGCCTGGAAGACATTACGGATCCTGAACCTCCATCAGATCCGTTCAACACCTCTCCTTCCGAGAAACCAAGCTCGTCTAAAAAG TTGCAGAGAAAAGGTAATACAGAGAAAGGGCCTGCAAAAGCAAGGGGGGCTCAAAAAGGTTCAAAAAACCCAAATTCAACAACGGAGGACGTTCAGCGCCAGAAACCCAAGAGACCAACAAAGAGTGTAAATGAGAATCTTGAACCCGCATTTACAGCTGTGTCTCAAGATTAG
- the LOC111889564 gene encoding chromatin-remodeling ATPase INO80 isoform X2: MDSDRHIKNSYNYSNLFNLESLTKFQLPQGDEFDYYANSSQGESRGSRGGPMTDRSNGMMLEKRKRRNTYSSDEDHEGSYDTYFSEEQYRAMLGEHVHKYKRRHKSNNLPASASTRNGMSGMEIISHGSKDHKSLNGRSRGGHKEAGFAAEYNMERSISEPGYLDIGDGITYKIPPTYETLATSLNLPRTSEIRVEEFYLTGTLDLGSLASMMSADKRLGPKSGSGMGEPRSQYESLWARLSSQTLNNSPLKFSLKVSDAALDSYSAPEGAAGGFRRSIMSESGVLQVHYVKVLEKGDTYEIIERSLPKKQKEKKDPSMIEKEEMDRVDKYWVNMVRKEIPKHHRFFINFHRKQLTDAKRFSETCQREVKMKVSRSLKLMRGASIRTRKLARDMLVFWKRVDKEMAEVRKREEKEAAEALKREQELREAKRQQQRLDFLLSQTELYGHFMQNKPTSQPPTEGDKVNESEVGEKEEDPEEAEMKSEALKAAQDAVSKQKMITSAFDDEILKLRQASGTQDPEQQDSVAGSSNIDLLHPSTMPVASSVQTPELFKGSLKEYQLKGLQWLVNCYEQGLNGILADEMGLGKTIQAMAFLAHLAEEKNIWGPFLVVAPTSVLNNWADEIGRFCPDLKTLPYWGGIQERTVLRKNINPKRLYRRDAGFHILITSYQLLVSDEKYFRRVKWQYMVLDEAQAIKSATSIRWKTLLSFNCRNRLLLTGTPIQNNMAELWALLHFIMPTLFDSHEQFNEWFSKGIENHAEHGGTLNEHQLSRLHAILKPFMLRRVKKDVVSELTRKTEVTVHCKLSSRQQAFYQAIKNKISLAELFDSNRGQLNEKKFMNLMNIVIQLRKVCNHPELFERNEGTSYLYFGDIPNQLLPPPFGELEDIYYAGSKNPITYKVPKLIYQEVVRNSDIFLLRGKHGINRESFEKHFNIFSPLHIHQSIFEQQDKNAPCNGSFGFTRLIDMSPSETAFISNATLMERLLFSIARWDWCFSDEIMDDDDDDVEYNSIEKGKVRAVTRMLLMPSKSERNVLKRRLATGPTDDPFEALVISHQDRLVSNVRLLHSAFSFIPQIRAPPIDAECPDRDFAYRKAEELHNPWIKRLLLGFARTSESNGPNKPNDGAIHHLIQEIDSELPVVQPALELTHKIFGSCPPMQSFDPAKMLTDSGKLQTLDILLKRLRAGNHRVLLFAQMTKMLNIIEDYMNYRKYRYLRLDGSSTIMDRRDMVKDFQLRNDIFVFLLSTRAGGVGINLTAADTVIFYESDWNPTLDLQAMDRAHRLGQTKDVTVYRLICKETVEEKILHRASQKSTVQQLVMTGGHIQGDILAPEDVISLLIDDAQMEQKLKEIPAQVKDRQRRKGGTKAIRIDEEGDARLEDITDPEPPSDPFNTSPSEKPSSSKKRKGNTEKGPAKARGAQKGSKNPNSTTEDVQRQKPKRPTKSVNENLEPAFTAVSQD; the protein is encoded by the exons ATGGACTCCGATCGCCATATCAAGAACTCGTATAACTATTCGAATCTCTTCAATCTTGAG TCTCTGACGAAATTTCAACTACCTCAAGGTGATGAGTTTGATTATTATGCCAATAGTAGTCAGGGTGAGAGCAGAGGTAGCCGAG gtggACCAATGACTGACAGAAGTAACGGAATGATGTTGGAAAAGAGAAAGAGGCGAAACACATACAGCAGTGATGAAGACCATGAAGGCAGTTATGACACATACTTCTCTGAAGAGCAATATAGGGCAATGCTTGGGGAGCATGTTCATAAGTACAAAAGAAGGCATAAAAGCAATAACTTGCCAGCTTCTGCTTCCACCCGAAATGGAATGTCTGGCATGGAGATTATTAGTCATGGATCAAAGGACCATAAATCATTGAATGGGCGCTCAAGAGGGGGTCACAAAGAAGCAGGTTTTGCTGCAGAATATAACATGGAGAG GTCAATTTCTGAACCTGGTTATTTGGATATTGGGGATGGAATCACTTACAAGATTCCTCCAACATATGAAACATTGGCTACCTCATTAAACTTGCCTAGAACTTCAGAGATTCGAGTGGAGGAGTTTTATCTCACAGGTACCCTTGATTTGGGGTCCTTAGCTTCAATGATGTCTGCAGACAAAAGACTTGGCCCCAAAAGTGGATCAGGGATGGGTGAGCCTAGGTCCCAATATGAGTCTCTTTGGGCAAGATTAAGTTCCCAAACTTTAAACAACTCCCCTCTGAAGTTCAGTCTTAAAGTAAGTGATGCTGCATTAGATTCATATTCTGCTCCTGAGGGAGCAGCTGGTGGTTTTAGGCGTTCTATCATGTCAGAAAGTGGAGTGCTACAGGTGCATTATGTGAAGGTCTTAGAGAAAGGTGACACGTATGAG ATTATTGAACGTAGTCTACCCAAGAAACAAAAGGAGAAGAAAGATCCATCAATGATTGAGAAAGAGGAGATGGATAGAGTTGATAAATATTGGGTGAACATGGTCAGAAAAGAGATACCAAAACATCATAGGTTTTTCATCAACTTTCATAGAAAACAATTAACCGATGCAAAGAGGTTTTCTGAGACATGTCAAAGAGAGGTAAAAATGAAAGTGAGCAGATCACTTAAGTTGATGAGGGGTGCTTCAATTCGCACAAGGAAACTTGCTAGGGATATGTTGGTGTTTTGGAAGAGAGTGGATAAAGAAATG GCTGAGGTGAGgaaaagagaagaaaaagaagctGCTGAAGCATTGAAACGTGAACAGGAGCTTCGTGAAGCCAAAAGGCAACAACAGAGGCTAGATTTCTTGTTATCCCAAACAGAACTCTATGGCCACTTCATGCAAAACAAGCCAACTTCTCAGCCACCTACTGAAGGGGACAAAGTTAATGAATCAGAAGTtggtgaaaaagaagaagatcCTGAAGAGGCTGAAATGAAATCAGAAGCTTTGAAAGCAGCACAAGATGCAGTCTCCAAACAGAAAATGATCACAAGTGCATTCGATGATGAAATTTTGAAGTTGCGTCAAGCTTCAGGCACTCAAGACCCTGAACAACAAGATTCAGTTGCTGGATCTAGCAACATAGATTTGTTGCATCC ATCAACTATGCCAGTAGCATCATCAGTACAAACACCAGAGTTGTTTAAAGGTTCTTTAaaagagtatcagcttaaagGTCTCCAGTGGCTTGTGAATTGTTATGAGCAG GGTCTGAATGGTATTCTTGCTGATGAGATGGGACTTGGAAAGACCATCCAAGCAATGGCTTTCTTGGCTCATTTGGCTGAA GAGAAGAATATATGGGGGCCATTTCTGGTTGTTGCTCCTACTTCTGTTTTGAACAACTGGGCTGATGAAATTGGACGATTTTGCCCTGACTTAAAAACACTTCCTTATTGGGGAGGTATTCAAGAAAGAACAGTACTTAGGAAAAACATCAATCCAAAGCGTCTTTATCGTAG GGATGCTGGATTTCACATTCTCATTACAAGCTACCAACTTCTAGTAtcagatgagaagtatttcagGCGTGTGAAGTGGCAATACATGGTATTGGATGAAGCTCAGGCTATCAAAAGTGCAACCAG TATAAGATGGAAGACACTACTCAGTTTTAATTGTCGGAATCGCCTGCTTCTAACCGGAACACCTATTCAGAACAACATGGCTGAGTTGTGGGCCCTTCTTCATTTCATCATGCCTACTCTATTTGATAGCCATGAACAATTTAACGAGTGGTTTTCTAAAGG TATTGAAAACCATGCAGAACAtggtgggactttaaatgagcaCCAACTTAGCAGATTG catGCAATTTTGAAGCCTTTTATGTTGCGGCGAGTTAAGAAGGATGTGGTATCCGAGTTGACTCGGAAGACTGAAGTTACAGTCCATTGCAAACTGAGTTCACGACAACAAGCTTTTTACCAAGCTATAAAGAACAAGATATCACTTGCTGAGTTGTTTGATAGTAATCGGGGGCAACTCAATGAGAAAAagttcatgaacttaatgaacaTTGTCATCCAATTGAGAAAG GTTTGCAATCATCCTGAATTATTTGAGAGAAATGAAGGAACTTCATATCTCTATTTTGGAGATATCCCAAATCAGCTTCTTCCACCTCCATTTGGGGAACTGGAGGACATATACTATGCTGGTAGTAAGAATCCTATTACATACAAG GTACCAAAATTAATATACCAAGAAGTGGTGCGAAATTCAGATATCTTTTTATTAAGAGGAAAGCATGGCATCAATAGAGAATCTTTTgagaaacattttaacatattCTCCCCGCTACACATTCACCAATCCATATTTGAGCAACAAGACAAAAATGCCCCTTGTAACGGATCATTTGGATTCACTCGATTGATTGACATGTCACCATCAGAAACGGCTTTCATATCAAATGCTACTTTGATGGAGAGGTTATTGTTTTCTATCGCAAGATGGGATTGGTGCTTTTCAGATGAGATaatggatgatgatgatgatgatgttgagtACAATAGTATTGAAAAGGGAAAAGTAAGGGCAGTTACAAGAATGCTATTAATGCCATCAAAGTCAGAAAGAAATGTTCTTAAGAGAAGACTTGCAACGGGACCCACAGATGATCCTTTTGAGGCGTTGGTAATCTCACATCAAGATAGACTTGTATCCAATGTTCGCCTTCTTCATTCAGCCTTTTCCTTCATTCCACAGATAAGGGCACCTCCT ATTGATGCGGAGTGTCCAGATAGAGATTTTGCTTACAGAAAAGCTGAGGAATTACATAATCCATGGATTAAGAGGCTGTTGCTTGGATTTGCACGGACGTCTGAATCAAATGGACCTAATAAGCCAAATGATGGTGCTATTCACCATTTGATACAAGAAATCGACAGTGAACTACCTGTTGTACAGCCTGCTCTTGAGCTTACTCACAAGATCTTTGGTTCTTGTCCACCTATGCAAAGTTTTGATCCAGCCAAGATGCTCACA GACTCAGGGAAGCTTCAAACACTTGATATACTGTTGAAGCGGTTGCGTGCAGGAAATCATCGTGTTCTCCTGTTTGCTCAAATGACCAAGATGTTGAATATCATCGAG GACTACATGAACTACAGGAAGTACAGATATTTAAGGCTTGATGGATCCTCTACCATAATGGATCGTCGGGACATGGTCAAAGACTTCCAGCTACG GAATGATATCTTTGTATTCTTGTTGAGTACAAGAGCTGGTGGGGTGGGGATCAATCTGACAGCGGCCGACACAGTTATTTTCTATGAAAGTGATTGGAATCCAACTCTTGATTTACAAGCCATGGACAGGGCTCATCGCTTGGGTCAAACCAAAGAT gTTACAGTGTACAGGTTGATATGCAAAGAAACGGTTGAAGAAAAGATTTTGCACAGAGCGAGCCAGAAAAGTACAGTTCAGCAACTTGTGATGACTGGTGGTCACATACAGGGTGACATTTTAGCCCCTGAAGACGTTATTTCTTTACTCATTGATGATGCACAGATGGAGCAGAAGCTTAAGGAAATTCCAGCTCAG GTTAAAGATCGACAAAGGAGAAAGGGTGGGACGAAAGCTATAAGGATAGATGAAGAAGGTGATGCACGCCTGGAAGACATTACGGATCCTGAACCTCCATCAGATCCGTTCAACACCTCTCCTTCCGAGAAACCAAGCTCGTCTAAAAAG AGAAAAGGTAATACAGAGAAAGGGCCTGCAAAAGCAAGGGGGGCTCAAAAAGGTTCAAAAAACCCAAATTCAACAACGGAGGACGTTCAGCGCCAGAAACCCAAGAGACCAACAAAGAGTGTAAATGAGAATCTTGAACCCGCATTTACAGCTGTGTCTCAAGATTAG